The Sphingobium sp. JS3065 sequence ACTTCGAGTGGAATGTCTGCTCTTGATCTTCTTGTCGGCGGTCTGCGCCGCGACGAACTCGTGCTGGCCCCACATGATTGCTATGGCGGTACGATGCGCCTGCTCAAGGCACGCGCGAAACTTGGTCATTGTTCGGTCCGCTTTGTCGATCAGACGGATGATGCAAGCCTCTTGAGCGCTTTGAGCGACGCCCCCGCCCTGGTGCTGATCGAATCCCCCAGCAACCCGCTCATGCGTGTGGTGGACATCGCGGCGCTCGCGTCACAGGCAAAAAAGGCGGGCGCAGCGGTTGCTGTCGACAACACGTTTCTTACCCCGGCAATCCAGCGCCCCCTCAGCCTGGGCGCGGATTATGTCATCCACTCCACCACGAAATATCTCAATGGACATTCCGACGTGATCGGCGGCGCGATTGTCTCAGCGCGGGCAGACGAGGCGGATCGATTGCTTTCCTGGGCTAATGTCATCGGTACGGCAGGCTCCCCATTTGACTCCTGGGCGACGCTCCGGGGATTGCGGACGCTATTTGCCCGCATGGCGTTCCAGCAGAGCAACGCTATGGCGATAGCGCGCCATCTGGAGACCCATCCGGCCGTCTCTCGCGTCCATTATCCGGGACTAGTGAGACATCCCGGTCACTCCATTGCATTGCGGCAGCAGCGAGGGTTCGGCGCCATGCTGAGCTTCGAGCTGGCTGGAGGGGTCGAGGCAGTTCGCCAATTCATGACGAACGTCAAATTCTTCACGGTCGCTGAATCGCTGGGGGGCGTGGAGAGTTTGGTCTCCCATCCGGCAACCATGACCCACGCGGACATGGGCGAGGAGACGCGGGCTCTGGCAGGCATCAACGACAGCTTGCTACGGCTATCGGTCGGCCTTGAGGCGGAAGGAGATCTGCTAGCGGGTCTTGAGGTGGGTCTTGCGGCATGCCGGGGCTAGTCGATCAGGGCATCGCTGAAGCGAGAGGAGAATGGAATTGCCTGGCTATGTGATTGCGGTCGATGTCTTCGGCCTTGTCCTCGTTTTCGTCGGCTTCAACATGGCGTTCCGTCAACCGTTTGTCCGCCGTTTGCTCGGCCGTGCGTCCGAGCCGCCTCGGTCACGCGTCTCAACCGGTCAGGAGGAAGATCCGCTGACCTATATTTTGAGGATCGCCGGAGTCATGATCATGGTCTTCGGCATTGCTATCGGAGGAATGCTGACGCTATTCAATCTGGATTAGATCACTTCGGCAGTGGCCGGGTGATTGGCATCATCCCGATATTATCTCGTCCAAAAAATGGGAAGGATTCGATGATAGCGACAGCAAATCATGGGTGCGCTGCTCATTTGCCCGGCCGCCTCCCCGTTCATAGCCCGACGGCCTGGCCCTGGACGATCGAGGACCGCGAACCTTGTAGATTTTCTCGCCCATATCGAAGCGATGCTCAACGGCGCAACGATACTCGGATAGTGAAGAGGTTCCCGGCGTCCTGCTTTGGAGGTGTCAGTCAAGACCGAGATGATTTCGACGTCCTTCGCGAGGGGAGAGCCCAGACATCGCGTTCTGCGGCCGACCCGCGGCTGGTCTGGATACGCTCATGAGCGGCACGATCGATATCAAACGGATTTACGAAACCGCCAGCAGCAGTGATGGAAAACGTGTCCTGGTCGATCGCCTCTGGCCAAGAGGTGTCTCGCTTCACTCTGCGGCACTCGATCTATGGCTGAAGGAAATCGCCCCCAGCGCGGACTTGCGCAAATGGTTCAATCATGATGCCACGCGTTTTGCGGCCTTCCGGGACAGGTATCGCCTGGAACTTGATGCGAACCCGGACATATTGGCCCAAATCTACAAATTGGCCGATCAAGGGGACGTGACATTGCTCTATGCCGCGCATGACCGACGTGTGAATCACGCGGTGGTCCTGGCCGAATATCTGAAGGAGCACGGATGCAGGCTCCGGCATGCGAGCAATGTCGCGTGATTATACATCCACGGAGCGGAACGAAAACGAGTGCCCGGTCGCAGCCGCGCCCTAAATAAGATCTGCCGAGATCCCGGCCGTCGTTCGGCAGTCGGTTGCACGGCAAAATGGATGCCGATCCGTGGGGGCAGGCTGCTTCGGATCGGCATCCGCCAGCGGGGCGGCCGCTGGATCGACATATGTGAATGGGGCAATGACAGGGGTGATCAGTTACTCCGGTGTCCGGCGAATTGTTTTGCCGCCTCTTGATCATCCCGCCTTGGCTCCGTTGCGGAGTTAATGTGATAACCATCTGCAAGAACAGCATATTTTGGACCAGCAAAGAGCGTATCCGGCGTGTGCCACGCCTTGCTGACGGTCATCTGCTTGCAGCCGAGCATCACCTTTTCACCAGGCTGAGGCAGCTGGGAGAAATAAAGTGCTCCATGCAATTTTGCGCTCGGAATATCCTGGCCCAGATAAATGGAAACAAGCATCATTTTCCTCTCTATGAGATGTTCACGGGTATCTGTCCCACTCACTAAGGTGAGGGCAGTCTTTCCCTTGCTATGGTTCCACCAGCATGAGGACATGCGCGGGGATCAGGACGGGGTTCGCGCGACGTTTGTCGCCGTTCATGATGTCATGCAAATGAATATTATTGCATCTTAACTTGAAACTATTTCATCGATAATCGTCTCTGAGACATTATCGGTTAACATGAAAATATTTTCAATCATTGTAACTTAAAATTATCTTTTTGAACTTTTATCCGGATGTTACAGGCCGCGAACGGTCTTTTCTTTCTCCATCGTGACTGCTCCAACCAGCGTCCAATAGAATTCCAGATTGTTCAACCGGTCGTTGTTCTGATCCATGAACATGCTTTTGCGATACATCCCATCCAATGAAGTTGAACGATTATAATTTTATTATTCATCAGGACTATGGATATGTCTTTCGCTCTTTCTAAAACCCCAATGCCAGATCAAGAGGCCCGAGTGAATCAAGGACCAGGCCTTTCTCCTGCAGCTATCCGCGGGTTTCGACTGGCGGAGAACATGCTCAACGAGGCAGGACTTCGGTTGAATGGGAATGACCCTTGGGACATTCGTATCTACGACAGCAATGTCCCAGGGCGCGTTCTTGCACAGGGGAATCTGGGATTAGGCGAAACCTATATGGCCGGCCACTGGGATTGCCCTGCGCTGGATGAATTCTTCTCCCGATTACTGCGATCGGGCATAACAGACATGGTCAATCCTGCTTCGCTCCTGCTGCATGCCTTGCGCACCCGACTGACGAACCGTCAAAATCGCAAGCAGGCCTGGAAGGTGGGGGAGCGGCATTATGATCTTGGGAATGCATTTTATGAGCGCATGCTGGATCCGCTCATGACCTATACCTGTGGCTATTGGAAGGAGGCGACCAGCCTGGCTGAGGCACAGATCGCAAAGCTGGATCTCATTTGCCGAAAGCTTCAACTGGAACCGGGAATGAGAGTCCTCGACATCGGCTGCGGATGGGGCAGCTTCATGGCTTATGCTGCTGAAAATTATGGCGTCCAGTGCGTCGGCGTCACAATCTCCAGGGAGCAATGCGAATGGGCCAAGAGGCATCATTCCAGCCCGCATCTCGATTTCAGGCTCCAGGACTATCGGGATATGCGCGAGACATTCGACCGCATCGTGAGCATCGGCATGTTCGAGCATGTAGGTCGCAAGAATCATCGAACCTATATGGAAGTAGCGGCGCGCTGCCTTGAAGATGACGGCCTGTTTCTTCTCCACACGATCGGCAAGAACCGTAGAAGAAACATACCCGATCCCTGGATTGACCGTTATATCTTCCCGAACGGAGACCTTCCATCGATAGGGCAGATCGGGGATGCCGTAGACGGCCTTTTCATCGTTGAAGATATGCACAATTTCGGCGCGGATTATGACAAGACATTGATGGCGTGGCATCGCAACTTTGAGAATGCCTGGCCGGAATTCGAAGAACAGCTGGGTGAGCGCTTCCGTCGCATGTGGCGATATTATCTGCTTTCCTGCGCGGGAGCGTTCAGATCCCGGGATGTTCAGTTATGGCAATGGGTCTTGGCGAAGAAGGGCATTCCTGGCGGATATCAGCGTCCCAACTAAAAGTCGGTTTATGAGCCGGTCGACCTGATTGCGCCTCTGCCCCGCGGGAATTGCCCTGCTCGTGCATCTCATAGCGACGCCCCGGCGTCCCGGAAGCACTCCCACGCAAGTCGCAGAGTTCCTTGCCTTCACAAGGGAGCATGTTTGACTCGTCCGGTGCGCGCGTGCAATGAAGTGGCTATGCATTCACGCAGCGATCATGTGCGCTTCCGCTACCAAGGGGGACAGCTTCTCGCGGGCATCTAGCCCCGGGTTTCGGCGCGTCTTGCTCCGGACTCGGGGCAAATCGACAGACTGCCGCTCGCCGGAAGGCGTGTGACAAATCCTCTCGAAAGACAATGCCATGGCTAGAATGCCCAACCGGGGAAGTCCCTCCGTCAATCTCATAGACAGCGAAGCCGAGAGCCTCACCAATCTTGCCCTGGGTGCTGCGAACAGCATGCCGCAGGTCAGCGAACTGCTGCTGGGCGAAATTGCTCGCGCGCAGACCCATCGCGTCGAGCGGATCCCTCCAGACGTGGTTACCATGCACTCCTCGGTCGAATTTATCGACGAGGCGAGCGGTATCGAACGGACTGTCCAGATCGTCTACCCGGCTCAAGCTGACATCGGCGCGGGGCAAATCTCTATCTTGACCCCTATCGCTGCGGGCTTGATCGGACTTCGCGAGGGCCAGTCCATCAGCTGGCCCGACCGGGAGGGCCGCAAGCGAAGGCTGACCATCGTCAAGGTTACGCAGCCGACCCGCATTTGAGCACGACAGATCTGCATTCCAGCAACATTAATGGGAGACGAGGAATTGCCCCGGATCGACGAGAAACTTCTGCCGATATTTGAGGATGTGCTCAGACGCAATGCGGGCGAGACCGAGTTCCATCAGGCGGTGGAAGAAGTGCTTGAAAGTCTGGGTGTCGTTGTAGCCAAACATCCAGAATATATGGACAATGCGTTGATCGAACGGATCTGCGAACCGGAAAGACAGATCATCTTCCGCATACCCTGGGTCGATGATCATGGACAAACGCATATCAATCGCGGTTTTCGCGTTCAGTTCAATTCAGCATTGGGACCCTATAAGGGCGGCCTGCGCTTTCATCCGTCCGTCAACGTTGGAATCATCAAGTTTTTGGGGTTCGAACAGACGTTCAAGAATGCGCTGACGGGACTACCGATCGGCGGAGGGAAGGGCGGTTCGGATTTCAATCCACGCGGGCGTTCCGACGGTGAAATCATGCGTTTCTGCCAGTCCTTCATGACCGAGCTCTACCGCCACCTGGGCGAGTATACGGACGTTCCGGCTGGCGATATCGGCGTCGGCGCCAGGGAGATCGGCTACCTCTTTGGCCAGTATAAGAGATTGACGAACCGCTATGAAGCGGGGGTGTTGACCGGCAAGGGGCTCATTTATGGCGGTTCCAGAGCCCGCACCGAAGCGACGGGATATGGCACGGTCTATTTCGTCGATCAGATGTTAAAGACACGGGGCGCGAGCCTGGAAGGCAAGCGGGCTATCGTTTCCGGTTCAGGCAATGTCGCGATTTTCGCGATCGAGAAGGTCCAGGAATTTGGCGGAAAAGCGATCGCCTGCTCCGATTCGTCGGGTTTCATTGTCGATGAAGCCGGGATCGATCTCGAACTGCTGAAAGAAATCAAGCTCCTGCGTCGGGAGCGGATTGCTGAATATGCACGATTGAAGGGCTCCGGCTCCTATTTCGTGGAGCAAGGAACGGTTTGGGAAATACCGTGCGATGTTGCTTTACCGTCAGCGACCCAGAATGAGTTGAACGGCCATGATGCGGCCACACTGATCCGTAACGGCGTGATCGCGGTAGGTGAGGGTGCAAACATGCCTTGCACCCCCGAGGCCGTTCGTCTGTTCCAGAATGCGAATGTGCTCTTTGGTCCGGCAAAGGCGGCCAATGCGGGAGGTGTCGCCACATCAGCGCTTGAAATGCAGCAAAATGCCTCGCGCGATAGCTGGACCTTCGAGGAAACCGAGGCGCGGCTGGCCATGATCATGCGCCGTATCCATGACAGCTGCGCCGAAACGGCTGAATCTTATGGCGCGCCGGGCAATTATGTATTGGGCGCCAATGTGACCGGCTTTGTCCGGGTAGCAGAAGCCATGCAGGCCATGGGGGTTATCTAAGGACGCCTGATGCGGCGTAGTGATGGTCACTTTCCAGGCGCGGAGTGACCACCTGCGGCTCTACTGGCCGGCAAGAAGGCATATCAAGGGCAACAGCTGCCTTCCTGGAGCTGGCAGCGTCACGGCCTGTTCTTGTCAATATCGCAGAACGGCTTCCCCGGAGCGCGGGTCTGTCAATGCGACATTCTCAAGCGCCTGGCTTCGCCACATCATGTCCTGCCGGGCAAGCACGGCGAGTATCAACGTATCCACAACATGGGGTCCGGCCGGATGCGCCGTGCCGGCGGCAAGGCGGCTCCAGAAATGGACGACAGTTGCGTCTTCCCCGATGGGAGTGAGGTCGATCAGTTCATTTTCCAGCGTCGAATCCCGATAGATTGTCGCATGAACGGTGCGGTGAAGTTCGATGATGTCGCCCACGCCGCGCACATAGCGGCCAAATCGGTTCACAAAGGTCGCATCTGCACCAAGGGCCTCGACATCGTGGTTGTTCCAGGCTGTCTCGAATGCCTTCGGCATGTCCTGAGGTTGTATGGGATCACCTTTTCACCCATCATTTTGCGCCCCCCTTCGCTCCGACAAAACGGGCACGCCCCAACTCTGCGGCGCGATTTGCGCTGCGTGCCTTCAGGAGATCCTGGCGCGACAGGATGCCAAGAACCCGCCTTGTCCCAGCTTCTATGATCGGAATACGCCCCACGCCGGACTCGACAATAAGGTCAGCGACAGCCCCGCTTGGTGTGTCGGGATAAGCGACGGGCTGCGCCGCGTCCGAGGTGGCGTCGACCAATGGCGTTTGATCCTTTTCCCTGTCGATTTGCCAGCGCAGCGCATCCGAACGCGACACAAGGCCGAGCAGGCGCCCCTGTGCATCTGTGACGGGATAGCTACGATGGACAGCATCGTTCGAGAAAAACGAAACCGCAGCCTCCACGGTCATGTTGCCGGGCAATGTGGCCGGGTCGGGG is a genomic window containing:
- the metB gene encoding cystathionine gamma-synthase — its product is MNEEDMAAMHPETIAAAFGVATDTAYGAVTPPLYLSSTYEFEAFGKPRLYDYGRAANPTRDLLADAIAALEGGAGTVITSSGMSALDLLVGGLRRDELVLAPHDCYGGTMRLLKARAKLGHCSVRFVDQTDDASLLSALSDAPALVLIESPSNPLMRVVDIAALASQAKKAGAAVAVDNTFLTPAIQRPLSLGADYVIHSTTKYLNGHSDVIGGAIVSARADEADRLLSWANVIGTAGSPFDSWATLRGLRTLFARMAFQQSNAMAIARHLETHPAVSRVHYPGLVRHPGHSIALRQQRGFGAMLSFELAGGVEAVRQFMTNVKFFTVAESLGGVESLVSHPATMTHADMGEETRALAGINDSLLRLSVGLEAEGDLLAGLEVGLAACRG
- a CDS encoding DUF488 domain-containing protein; translated protein: MSGTIDIKRIYETASSSDGKRVLVDRLWPRGVSLHSAALDLWLKEIAPSADLRKWFNHDATRFAAFRDRYRLELDANPDILAQIYKLADQGDVTLLYAAHDRRVNHAVVLAEYLKEHGCRLRHASNVA
- the cfa gene encoding cyclopropane fatty acyl phospholipid synthase, with translation MLNEAGLRLNGNDPWDIRIYDSNVPGRVLAQGNLGLGETYMAGHWDCPALDEFFSRLLRSGITDMVNPASLLLHALRTRLTNRQNRKQAWKVGERHYDLGNAFYERMLDPLMTYTCGYWKEATSLAEAQIAKLDLICRKLQLEPGMRVLDIGCGWGSFMAYAAENYGVQCVGVTISREQCEWAKRHHSSPHLDFRLQDYRDMRETFDRIVSIGMFEHVGRKNHRTYMEVAARCLEDDGLFLLHTIGKNRRRNIPDPWIDRYIFPNGDLPSIGQIGDAVDGLFIVEDMHNFGADYDKTLMAWHRNFENAWPEFEEQLGERFRRMWRYYLLSCAGAFRSRDVQLWQWVLAKKGIPGGYQRPN
- the rnk gene encoding nucleoside diphosphate kinase regulator, whose protein sequence is MARMPNRGSPSVNLIDSEAESLTNLALGAANSMPQVSELLLGEIARAQTHRVERIPPDVVTMHSSVEFIDEASGIERTVQIVYPAQADIGAGQISILTPIAAGLIGLREGQSISWPDREGRKRRLTIVKVTQPTRI
- the gdhA gene encoding NADP-specific glutamate dehydrogenase: MGDEELPRIDEKLLPIFEDVLRRNAGETEFHQAVEEVLESLGVVVAKHPEYMDNALIERICEPERQIIFRIPWVDDHGQTHINRGFRVQFNSALGPYKGGLRFHPSVNVGIIKFLGFEQTFKNALTGLPIGGGKGGSDFNPRGRSDGEIMRFCQSFMTELYRHLGEYTDVPAGDIGVGAREIGYLFGQYKRLTNRYEAGVLTGKGLIYGGSRARTEATGYGTVYFVDQMLKTRGASLEGKRAIVSGSGNVAIFAIEKVQEFGGKAIACSDSSGFIVDEAGIDLELLKEIKLLRRERIAEYARLKGSGSYFVEQGTVWEIPCDVALPSATQNELNGHDAATLIRNGVIAVGEGANMPCTPEAVRLFQNANVLFGPAKAANAGGVATSALEMQQNASRDSWTFEETEARLAMIMRRIHDSCAETAESYGAPGNYVLGANVTGFVRVAEAMQAMGVI